From a region of the Gottschalkia purinilytica genome:
- the aroA gene encoding 3-phosphoshikimate 1-carboxyvinyltransferase, producing MNNVKIVPSTLNGEITIPPSKSMSHRAIICASFSEGISEIHNIALSDDIIATLDAMKSIGVEILDIQQDTSTGTNKVIVRGTRNFEVKNEIIDCKESGSTIRFLIPIVTLTNDKITVTGRGRLVERPLDTYYNIFDKQQLKYTNNNGKLPLTLEGKIQSGIFEIEGDVSSQFITGLLFTLPVLDEDSKIIITTELESKGYVDLTIDILQKFGIEIINNNYREFIIKGNQTYKSRDYKVEGDYSQAAFWIVAGTLVGGIKCKDLDISSLQGDKAVIDIVREMGGNISEYEDGIEVKASKTKGVVIDASQCPDIIPVLSVLASLSEGTTKIINGKRLRIKESDRLTSTATELNKLGADIEELEDGLIIKGKDKLKGGVTVDSWNDHRIAMALGIASIKCEESIVITNSNSVTKSYPNFWDDFKKLGGNIDEWSMGK from the coding sequence ATGAATAATGTAAAAATAGTTCCTTCTACATTAAATGGAGAAATTACAATACCGCCTTCTAAAAGTATGAGTCATAGAGCTATAATATGTGCAAGTTTTTCAGAAGGTATAAGTGAAATACATAATATAGCTCTTTCGGATGACATCATTGCTACTTTAGATGCCATGAAATCAATAGGTGTTGAAATATTAGACATACAACAAGATACAAGTACTGGTACTAATAAAGTTATTGTAAGAGGGACGAGAAATTTTGAAGTGAAAAATGAAATCATAGATTGCAAAGAGTCTGGTTCAACAATAAGATTTTTAATACCTATAGTAACTTTGACAAATGACAAAATAACAGTTACAGGAAGAGGTAGACTTGTAGAAAGACCTTTAGATACTTATTATAATATTTTTGACAAACAACAATTAAAGTATACGAATAATAATGGAAAGCTTCCTTTAACGTTAGAAGGGAAAATACAGTCAGGTATATTTGAAATAGAAGGGGATGTTAGCTCTCAATTTATAACAGGACTTCTATTTACACTACCTGTATTAGATGAAGATTCTAAAATTATTATAACTACTGAGTTAGAATCAAAAGGTTATGTAGATTTAACTATAGATATTTTACAAAAATTTGGGATAGAAATAATAAATAATAATTATAGAGAGTTTATCATAAAAGGAAATCAAACTTACAAAAGCAGAGATTATAAGGTAGAAGGAGATTACTCACAAGCAGCATTTTGGATTGTTGCAGGAACATTAGTTGGCGGTATTAAATGTAAAGATTTAGACATAAGTTCTTTGCAGGGAGATAAAGCTGTTATTGATATAGTAAGAGAGATGGGTGGAAATATATCTGAATATGAAGACGGAATAGAGGTTAAGGCTTCAAAAACTAAGGGAGTAGTTATAGATGCATCACAATGTCCAGATATAATACCAGTATTATCAGTACTTGCATCTTTAAGTGAAGGAACGACTAAAATTATAAATGGAAAGAGACTTCGTATAAAAGAATCTGATCGATTAACTTCTACAGCTACTGAACTAAATAAATTAGGTGCAGATATAGAGGAATTAGAAGATGGACTCATAATAAAAGGTAAAGACAAGTTAAAAGGAGGAGTAACTGTAGATAGCTGGAATGATCATCGTATAGCTATGGCTTTAGGAATAGCTTCCATAAAGTGTGAAGAATCTATAGTAATTACTAATAGCAATTCTGTAACAAAATCATATCCAAACTTTTGGGATGACTTTAAAAAGTTAGGAGGAAATATAGATGAGTGGAGTATGGGGAAATAA
- the aroB gene encoding 3-dehydroquinate synthase translates to MYELNIKLPDKKYDIFIQKGIINNIGEEIKKIYKNKKIFVITDSNVNRIYGEQLKKNLANSGFEVYFVVVEAGEKSKSISVLEYVYNQLLENGITRGDVIVTFGGGVVGDLGGFVASTLLRGIKFIQIPTSLLSQIDSSIGGKVAVNLPIGKNLVGSFYHPEVVYIDPELLKTLEKRFLYDGMAEVIKYGCIRDKQLLEKLLLYESEEELFKNIEEVIYKCCDIKRAIVEEDEKDTGIRMILNFGHTIGHAIERYFDYEKYTHGEAVAMGMYHITQKSESLNETEKGTANIIKDVLIKYNLSYELPDMKKEKILEAINLDKKSNADSISIVLLDNIGNGYLKKIKREEIFDYI, encoded by the coding sequence ATGTATGAACTTAATATAAAATTACCAGATAAAAAGTATGACATATTCATACAAAAAGGAATCATAAATAATATAGGAGAAGAAATAAAGAAGATCTATAAAAATAAGAAAATATTTGTAATTACAGATTCTAATGTAAATAGAATATATGGAGAACAATTAAAAAAGAATCTAGCTAATAGTGGATTTGAAGTATACTTTGTAGTAGTAGAAGCAGGAGAAAAAAGTAAATCTATAAGTGTATTAGAATATGTATATAATCAACTTTTAGAAAATGGAATAACAAGAGGAGATGTAATAGTAACTTTTGGTGGTGGAGTAGTAGGTGACTTGGGAGGATTTGTAGCTTCTACTTTACTTAGAGGAATAAAATTTATTCAAATACCTACATCTTTATTATCTCAAATAGATAGTAGTATAGGTGGAAAAGTTGCAGTAAATTTACCTATTGGAAAAAACTTGGTGGGAAGTTTCTATCATCCAGAAGTAGTCTATATAGATCCAGAACTTTTAAAAACTCTGGAAAAAAGATTTTTATATGATGGAATGGCTGAAGTAATAAAATATGGATGTATAAGGGATAAACAATTATTAGAAAAACTATTATTATATGAATCAGAAGAAGAATTATTTAAAAATATAGAGGAAGTTATTTATAAATGTTGTGATATAAAAAGAGCTATAGTGGAAGAAGATGAAAAAGATACTGGAATAAGAATGATATTAAACTTTGGTCATACTATCGGTCACGCTATAGAGAGATATTTTGATTATGAGAAATATACACATGGAGAAGCTGTAGCAATGGGAATGTATCATATAACACAAAAGAGTGAAAGTCTTAATGAAACTGAAAAAGGAACAGCAAATATTATAAAAGATGTTTTGATAAAATATAATCTTTCTTACGAGTTACCAGATATGAAAAAAGAAAAAATACTAGAAGCAATAAATCTAGATAAAAAAAGTAATGCAGATTCTATAAGTATTGTTCTTTTAGATAACATAGGTAATGGATATTTAAAGAAAATTAAAAGGGAAGAAATTTTTGATTATATATAA
- a CDS encoding prephenate dehydrogenase, translating to MEFDFNITIVGLGLIGGSFAMALRDLKPKNLWAIDIDTDAMETAERLNIIDKGYTNPEVPLKKSDIVILCVYPELTIKFIKDNLKYFKSGAIITDTAGIKDKVINEINTFIREDIDFIGGHPMAGKESKGLQYASKDIFDGANYIITPIPKNNKHNVSIIEDIATKIGCKSIIKIDPKTHDEVIAYTSQLPHVLAVALMNCNNIENVETFIGGSFRDTTRVAKINSKLWSELLMENKENILNQIDLFQAYISSIKEAIENERMESLEDIFSEASSKKGEAI from the coding sequence TTGGAGTTTGACTTTAATATAACTATAGTTGGGTTAGGCCTTATAGGAGGATCTTTTGCAATGGCACTTAGAGACTTAAAGCCTAAAAATTTATGGGCTATAGATATAGATACAGATGCAATGGAAACAGCTGAAAGGCTTAATATAATAGATAAAGGATATACAAATCCTGAGGTTCCCCTTAAAAAATCTGACATAGTTATATTATGTGTATATCCTGAATTAACTATAAAGTTTATAAAGGATAACTTAAAATACTTTAAAAGTGGTGCTATAATTACTGATACTGCTGGGATAAAAGATAAAGTGATTAATGAAATAAATACTTTTATAAGAGAAGATATAGATTTTATAGGTGGTCATCCTATGGCAGGAAAAGAATCTAAAGGACTACAATATGCTTCTAAAGATATATTTGATGGTGCTAACTATATAATTACACCTATACCTAAAAATAATAAACATAATGTTAGTATTATAGAAGATATAGCTACAAAGATAGGATGTAAAAGTATAATAAAAATTGATCCCAAGACACATGACGAAGTTATAGCTTATACTAGTCAATTACCACATGTATTAGCTGTAGCATTAATGAATTGTAATAATATAGAAAATGTAGAAACATTTATCGGAGGGAGCTTTAGAGATACTACAAGGGTAGCTAAAATAAACTCTAAGCTCTGGTCCGAATTATTAATGGAGAATAAAGAAAATATTTTAAATCAAATAGATCTATTTCAAGCGTATATATCTAGTATAAAAGAAGCTATTGAAAATGAAAGAATGGAATCTTTAGAAGACATATTTAGTGAAGCTAGTTCAAAGAAAGGGGAAGCAATTTAA
- the aroF gene encoding 3-deoxy-7-phosphoheptulonate synthase: MIIVLNQQTPQKEIDSIVNKMKQLGVQVHESVGETYHLIGLVGDTSRIDREQIRANRYVDNLIFVQQPYKLANRLFNPDDTVIDVRGSKIGGGQIAIMAGPCSVESEDQIVNIAEEIKKSGATFLRGGAFKPRTSPYSFQGLREEGLELLKIAREKTGLPIVTEIMSADYVEKFVEDVDVIQVGARNMQNFELLKELGKTKKPILLKRGLSATIEELLMSAEYIMAGGNENVILCERGIRTFENYTRNTLDLSAIPVIKKLSHLPVIVDPSHAAGLWWLVEPLAKASIAVGADGLLIEVHNDPENARCDGQQSIKPERFESLIKSLRDIAKLENKSI, translated from the coding sequence ATGATTATAGTATTAAATCAACAAACGCCACAGAAGGAAATAGATTCAATAGTAAATAAGATGAAACAGTTAGGAGTACAAGTACATGAATCAGTAGGGGAAACTTATCATCTAATAGGACTTGTAGGTGATACTAGTAGAATTGATAGAGAGCAAATAAGAGCAAACAGATACGTGGATAATTTGATATTTGTACAACAACCATATAAACTTGCAAATAGATTATTTAATCCAGATGATACGGTTATAGATGTTAGAGGTTCAAAAATAGGAGGAGGTCAAATCGCTATAATGGCAGGACCTTGTTCGGTAGAAAGTGAAGACCAAATTGTGAATATAGCGGAAGAAATAAAAAAATCGGGAGCTACTTTCTTAAGAGGAGGAGCATTTAAGCCAAGAACATCACCTTACAGCTTTCAGGGGTTAAGAGAAGAAGGGCTTGAATTATTAAAAATAGCTAGAGAAAAAACCGGACTTCCAATAGTTACAGAGATAATGTCAGCGGACTATGTAGAAAAGTTTGTAGAAGATGTAGATGTGATCCAAGTTGGAGCAAGGAATATGCAGAACTTTGAATTATTAAAAGAACTAGGAAAAACTAAAAAGCCTATATTATTAAAAAGAGGCTTATCTGCAACTATAGAGGAGCTATTAATGTCAGCTGAGTATATAATGGCTGGTGGAAATGAAAATGTAATCCTTTGTGAACGAGGAATTAGAACATTTGAAAACTATACTAGAAATACATTAGACTTAAGTGCTATACCTGTTATAAAGAAACTTAGTCATTTACCAGTAATAGTTGATCCTAGTCATGCTGCAGGATTATGGTGGTTAGTTGAACCATTAGCAAAAGCATCAATAGCAGTTGGAGCAGATGGACTTCTAATAGAAGTACATAATGATCCAGAAAATGCTAGATGTGACGGACAACAATCGATAAAACCAGAAAGATTTGAGAGTTTAATAAAATCATTAAGAGATATTGCTAAGCTTGAAAATAAAAGCATATAA
- the ilvN gene encoding acetolactate synthase small subunit, producing the protein MKHILSVLVENQSGVLSKISGLFTRRGYNIDSLSVGETEDPEISRMTITVKGDRHIVEQIVKQLNKLIDVIKVIELESDEAVCRELLLIRIKADFQTRSDIIGIADVFRAKIIDVSNESLILELTGDESKIESFTEILKPYGILEYTRTGITALKRGKYI; encoded by the coding sequence ATGAAGCATATATTATCTGTATTAGTAGAAAATCAATCAGGAGTTTTAAGTAAAATATCAGGACTTTTTACAAGAAGAGGATATAATATAGATAGTTTATCAGTTGGAGAAACTGAAGATCCTGAAATATCACGAATGACTATCACTGTAAAGGGAGATAGACATATAGTAGAACAAATAGTTAAGCAACTAAATAAGCTTATAGATGTAATCAAAGTAATAGAGCTTGAAAGTGATGAAGCTGTATGTAGAGAACTTTTACTTATAAGAATTAAGGCAGATTTTCAAACAAGATCAGATATCATAGGTATTGCAGATGTTTTTAGAGCAAAAATAATAGATGTTTCTAATGAAAGTCTTATATTAGAGCTTACAGGAGATGAAAGTAAAATAGAGTCTTTTACTGAAATACTAAAGCCTTATGGAATTTTAGAATATACTCGTACAGGAATAACAGCGTTAAAAAGAGGTAAATATATTTAG